Proteins encoded within one genomic window of Sphaerotilus montanus:
- a CDS encoding efflux RND transporter permease subunit: protein MPKFFVCRPVFAWVIALFIILLGLIAIPQLPIARFPSVAPPSVNILASYPGATPQTMNDAVLSVIERELSSVKNLLYYESSSDTSGSAEITAIFKPGTDPEMAQVEVQNRLKAVEARLPQAVRQNGLSVESASSNFLMMVGLKSADGRHDGTALSDYMARNVVEELRRIEGVGRVQLFGAEQALRVWVDPAKLNAFKLSMGDVSAAIAQQNAQIAPGRVGDAPTMSGQRVTVPLTVQGQLQTPEQFAAIVLRASADGSRVLLGDVARVELGAQSYGFSTREDGRVSTALAVQLSPGANAVRTSDAVLARLAELEQTLPKGMRYSTPFNTAPFVKISIEKVAVTLVEAMVLVFLVMFLFLQNIRYTLIPAIVAPIALLGTFAVMLAAGFSINVLTMFGMVLAIGIIVDDAIVVVENVERIMSREGLGPKDATLKAMQEITGAVIGITLVLTAVFIPMAFASGSVGVIYQQFALSMAVAILFSAFLALTLTPALCATLLQPVHPAHHDRRGFFGAFNRRFDHMTRRYTSGVARLLARSGRVMLVFAALTAILLFAFRLLPSAFLPEEDQGYFMSAIQLPADATAERTLDVVKHYEQHLATRPGIVSNMSIMGFGFSGSGPNAAMAFTMLKDWDQRDGATVRDEVARVQQAMASTSEGSVMSMMPPAIDELGNSSGFTMRLQDRANQGHAALKAAEAQLLALAARSKVVADVASDGLPAGPSVRLDIDRVKASALGVSFSDISETLSTALGSSYVNDFPNGGRMQQVILQADAPARMQIDDVLRLYVRNARGGMVPLSQVVTPVWSDTPLQLVRYQGFPAARISGAAAPGMSSGQAMAEMERLAVQLPPGFAVAWTGQSLQERQSAAQAPLLMALSMLVVFLVLAALYESWSIPLAVMLVVPLGLIGAVAAVLLRGLPNDVFFKIGLITVIGLSAKNAILIVEFARQLRAQGMGLAEAAKEAARLRLRPILMTSLAFGLGVVPLMIASGASAETQHAIGTGVFGGMVTATVLAVFFVPVFYVVVMGLQERFQDWRASRQPAALPPSPTQKG from the coding sequence ATGCCGAAATTTTTCGTCTGTCGCCCGGTGTTTGCCTGGGTCATCGCGCTGTTCATCATCCTGCTGGGCCTGATCGCCATCCCGCAGTTGCCGATCGCCCGCTTTCCCTCGGTGGCGCCCCCCTCGGTCAACATCTTGGCCAGCTACCCGGGCGCCACGCCCCAGACCATGAACGACGCGGTGCTCAGCGTCATCGAACGCGAGCTCTCCAGCGTCAAGAACCTGCTGTATTACGAGTCCTCGTCCGACACCTCGGGCAGTGCCGAGATCACGGCCATCTTCAAGCCCGGCACCGATCCGGAGATGGCGCAGGTGGAGGTGCAGAACCGGCTCAAGGCCGTCGAGGCACGGTTGCCGCAAGCGGTGCGCCAGAATGGCCTGAGCGTGGAATCGGCATCGTCGAACTTCCTGATGATGGTCGGGCTGAAGTCCGCCGATGGCCGCCACGACGGCACGGCGCTGAGCGACTACATGGCGCGCAACGTCGTGGAGGAGCTGCGCCGCATCGAAGGCGTGGGCCGGGTGCAGCTGTTTGGCGCCGAACAGGCCCTGCGCGTGTGGGTGGACCCGGCCAAGCTCAACGCCTTCAAGCTGTCGATGGGCGACGTCAGTGCCGCGATCGCCCAGCAGAACGCGCAGATCGCCCCTGGCCGCGTGGGCGATGCGCCCACCATGTCTGGGCAGCGGGTCACCGTGCCGCTGACGGTGCAAGGCCAGCTGCAGACGCCCGAGCAGTTCGCGGCCATCGTGCTGCGCGCCAGCGCAGACGGCTCCCGCGTGCTGCTGGGCGATGTGGCCCGGGTCGAGCTGGGCGCGCAATCCTACGGCTTCTCGACACGCGAAGACGGCCGCGTCTCGACCGCCCTGGCGGTGCAGCTTTCGCCGGGCGCCAACGCAGTGCGCACCTCGGACGCTGTGCTCGCGCGGCTGGCCGAACTGGAGCAGACCCTGCCCAAGGGCATGCGCTACTCGACGCCCTTCAACACCGCGCCGTTCGTCAAGATCTCGATCGAGAAGGTCGCGGTCACGCTGGTCGAGGCGATGGTGCTGGTGTTCCTGGTGATGTTCCTGTTCCTGCAGAACATCCGCTACACCCTGATCCCGGCGATCGTGGCGCCGATCGCGCTGCTGGGCACGTTCGCGGTGATGCTGGCGGCGGGCTTCTCGATCAACGTGCTGACCATGTTCGGCATGGTGCTGGCCATCGGCATCATCGTCGACGATGCCATCGTGGTGGTCGAGAACGTCGAGCGGATCATGTCGCGGGAAGGGCTGGGGCCGAAGGACGCCACCCTCAAGGCGATGCAGGAAATCACCGGCGCGGTGATCGGCATCACCCTGGTGCTGACCGCCGTGTTCATCCCCATGGCGTTCGCCAGCGGATCGGTGGGCGTGATCTACCAGCAGTTCGCCTTGTCCATGGCGGTGGCCATCCTGTTCTCGGCCTTCCTCGCGCTGACGCTGACACCGGCGCTGTGCGCGACCCTGCTCCAGCCGGTCCATCCGGCCCACCACGACAGGCGCGGCTTCTTCGGCGCGTTCAACCGCCGGTTCGATCACATGACCCGGCGCTACACCTCAGGTGTCGCTCGCCTGCTGGCCCGCAGCGGCCGGGTGATGCTGGTGTTCGCCGCGCTGACCGCGATCCTGTTGTTCGCGTTTCGCCTGCTGCCCTCGGCCTTCCTGCCCGAGGAGGACCAGGGCTATTTCATGTCGGCGATCCAGCTGCCGGCCGACGCCACCGCCGAACGCACGCTCGATGTCGTCAAGCACTACGAGCAGCACCTGGCCACGCGTCCGGGCATCGTGTCCAACATGTCCATCATGGGGTTCGGGTTCTCAGGTTCCGGACCCAACGCGGCCATGGCCTTCACCATGCTCAAGGACTGGGACCAGCGCGACGGCGCGACGGTGCGGGACGAGGTGGCGCGGGTGCAGCAGGCCATGGCCAGCACCAGCGAAGGCAGCGTGATGAGCATGATGCCGCCGGCCATCGACGAACTGGGCAACAGTTCCGGTTTCACGATGCGCCTGCAGGACCGCGCCAACCAGGGGCATGCCGCACTGAAGGCGGCCGAGGCCCAACTGCTGGCACTGGCGGCGCGCAGCAAGGTGGTCGCCGACGTCGCCTCGGATGGACTGCCGGCCGGACCCAGCGTCCGGCTGGACATCGACCGGGTCAAGGCCAGCGCGCTGGGGGTGTCCTTCTCTGACATCAGTGAAACCCTCTCCACCGCGCTGGGTTCGTCGTATGTCAACGACTTCCCGAACGGCGGCCGCATGCAGCAGGTCATCCTGCAGGCCGATGCGCCCGCGCGCATGCAGATCGACGACGTGCTGCGGCTGTACGTGCGCAACGCGCGGGGTGGCATGGTGCCGCTGTCGCAGGTGGTCACGCCGGTGTGGAGTGACACCCCGCTGCAACTGGTGCGCTACCAGGGCTTCCCCGCCGCGCGCATCTCCGGGGCAGCAGCGCCCGGCATGTCCAGCGGCCAGGCCATGGCCGAGATGGAGCGGCTGGCGGTGCAGCTGCCGCCGGGCTTCGCCGTGGCCTGGACCGGCCAGTCCCTGCAGGAGCGTCAATCGGCTGCACAGGCGCCCTTGCTCATGGCCCTGTCGATGCTGGTGGTCTTCCTGGTGCTGGCCGCGTTGTACGAGAGCTGGTCGATCCCGCTGGCGGTGATGCTGGTGGTGCCACTGGGTCTGATCGGGGCGGTGGCCGCGGTCCTGCTGCGTGGTTTGCCCAACGACGTCTTCTTCAAGATCGGTCTGATCACCGTGATCGGGCTGTCGGCCAAGAACGCCATCCTGATCGTCGAGTTCGCCCGGCAACTGCGCGCGCAGGGCATGGGCCTGGCAGAGGCCGCCAAGGAAGCAGCACGGCTGCGCCTGCGGCCGATCCTGATGACCTCGCTGGCGTTTGGCCTGGGGGTGGTGCCACTGATGATCGCCTCCGGCGCCAGCGCCGAAACCCAGCACGCCATCGGCACCGGCGTGTTCGGCGGCATGGTCACCGCGACCGTGCTGGCCGTGTTCTTCGTGCCGGTGTTCTACGTCGTCGTGATGGGGCTGCAGGAGCGCTTCCAGGACTGGCGGGCCTCCCGCCAGCCGGCCGCCCTGCCACCGTCTCCCACACAGAAAGGCTGA
- a CDS encoding efflux transporter outer membrane subunit — MRWLQRSITLSLVSGLSACSLTPPLIQPEAPVPAVFPMAAPTALATPAADIGWRTLFPDPLLQRLIGLALANNRDLRLATLTVEATRAQYRIQRTAQAPGIEAGVGATRQRAASIEPGKPTRTAEITQQLGASVGLSAVEIDLFGRARSLSDSAFARYLASDEGRLAAHIALVGAVADAYLAERLALAQHLLVTRTLEDWQRSLEVTRLLRQAQQSSGLEVAQAEGQVATAEADLAERARALAQAKNALRLLVGTDLPDALPQGLPLDHQPVLTALPAGLPSDLLTRRPDIRQAEQLLVATNADIGAARAAFFPRISLTASLGLASPALGGLFDSQSRVWSFSPQITQPLFQVGRLRAELRLAEVRQSGAVADYERTVQTAFREVADGLAAQQTYGRQVAAQARAVDSAERRAQLSLLRYRAGVEGRLELLDAQRQLYAAQQRLLDLRREAFGSTVALYRALGGGVLEHTNTVTPSGP; from the coding sequence ATGAGATGGCTGCAGCGTTCCATCACGCTTTCCCTCGTTTCCGGGCTGTCTGCCTGCTCGCTGACACCGCCGCTGATCCAGCCTGAAGCGCCCGTGCCCGCGGTGTTTCCCATGGCCGCACCAACGGCCCTGGCGACCCCGGCGGCCGACATCGGCTGGCGCACCCTGTTCCCTGACCCGCTTCTGCAGCGCCTGATCGGGCTGGCCCTGGCGAACAACCGCGACCTGCGTCTGGCCACCTTGACTGTCGAGGCGACCCGGGCCCAGTACCGCATCCAGCGCACAGCACAAGCACCAGGCATCGAGGCCGGTGTCGGTGCCACGCGCCAGCGCGCAGCGTCCATCGAGCCGGGCAAGCCGACCCGGACGGCCGAGATCACCCAGCAGCTCGGCGCCAGCGTGGGCCTGAGCGCCGTCGAGATCGACCTGTTCGGGCGCGCACGTTCGCTGTCGGACAGCGCCTTTGCCCGCTACCTCGCCAGCGACGAAGGTCGCCTTGCGGCCCACATCGCCCTGGTCGGCGCCGTGGCCGACGCCTACCTGGCCGAGCGCCTGGCGCTGGCGCAGCACCTGCTGGTCACGCGCACCCTCGAAGACTGGCAGCGGTCTCTGGAGGTGACCCGCCTGCTGCGGCAAGCCCAGCAGAGCAGCGGGCTGGAGGTAGCCCAGGCCGAAGGACAGGTCGCGACGGCCGAAGCCGATCTGGCGGAGCGCGCGCGGGCATTGGCGCAGGCGAAAAACGCGCTGCGCCTGCTGGTGGGAACCGACCTGCCCGATGCGCTGCCCCAGGGCTTGCCGCTGGACCACCAGCCCGTGCTGACGGCCTTGCCCGCTGGCCTGCCTTCGGATCTGCTGACGCGCCGGCCCGACATCCGCCAGGCTGAGCAGCTGCTGGTCGCAACCAATGCCGATATCGGCGCGGCACGCGCGGCGTTTTTTCCACGCATCTCGCTGACTGCGTCGCTGGGTCTCGCCAGCCCGGCCCTCGGCGGACTGTTCGACAGCCAGAGCCGGGTCTGGAGCTTCTCGCCGCAGATCACCCAGCCGCTGTTCCAGGTCGGGCGCCTGCGTGCCGAGCTGCGGCTGGCCGAAGTCCGCCAGTCGGGTGCCGTGGCCGACTACGAGCGCACCGTCCAGACGGCTTTCCGCGAGGTCGCGGACGGCCTGGCCGCTCAGCAGACCTACGGCCGCCAGGTCGCGGCACAGGCCCGCGCGGTGGACAGCGCCGAGCGCCGTGCGCAACTGTCCCTCCTGCGCTACCGCGCCGGAGTGGAGGGGCGGCTGGAGCTGCTGGACGCCCAGCGGCAACTGTACGCGGCACAACAGAGGCTGCTGGACCTGCGCCGCGAGGCGTTTGGCAGCACCGTCGCGCTGTACAGGGCGCTGGGTGGCGGCGTGCTGGAGCACACGAACACGGTCACGCCGTCCGGACCATGA
- a CDS encoding GNAT family N-acetyltransferase, whose amino-acid sequence METIETPRLVLRPFTQGDAADLFEYLHQPVASCFLSLALADMGAAEHEAATRSQNEHSIAVCLRASGKLIGDLFADPEDDTFSVGWNFNPGFGRQGHAREAAAALLAHLFEQRAARRLYAYVEDTNMPSRRLCERLGMRQEGLFREFISFRNDARGAPIYENTMQYALLRHEWVSRGGPASAVSAWHSSLSNETW is encoded by the coding sequence ATGGAAACCATTGAGACCCCCCGCCTCGTCCTGAGGCCCTTCACGCAGGGCGACGCGGCAGACCTTTTCGAGTACCTGCACCAGCCCGTCGCAAGCTGCTTCCTGTCGCTGGCCCTCGCCGACATGGGGGCCGCCGAGCATGAAGCCGCCACGCGAAGCCAGAACGAACACAGCATTGCGGTGTGTCTGCGCGCCTCCGGCAAGCTGATTGGCGATCTGTTCGCCGATCCGGAGGACGACACCTTCTCGGTCGGCTGGAACTTCAATCCTGGCTTCGGTAGACAGGGCCATGCGCGGGAAGCCGCTGCTGCGCTGTTGGCCCACCTGTTTGAACAACGGGCGGCGCGCCGGCTGTATGCCTATGTGGAAGACACGAACATGCCTTCTCGCAGGCTGTGCGAACGACTCGGCATGCGGCAGGAGGGACTCTTCAGGGAGTTCATCTCTTTCCGCAACGATGCCCGTGGCGCACCGATCTATGAGAACACCATGCAGTACGCCCTGCTGCGACACGAATGGGTGTCGCGAGGCGGCCCGGCCTCCGCGGTGTCTGCATGGCATTCGAGCTTGAGCAATGAGACCTGGTGA
- a CDS encoding RidA family protein has translation MDNTTASRVVPGKAPPRGRFPHIKRAGDFLYVSGTSSRRPDGSFEGAEADAMGATNLDIRVQTRAVLNNIRDVLASMGAGLAHVVEICTYLVNMNDFGGYNEVYAEYFDFDGPTRTTVAVHQLPHPHLLIEIKAVAYHPVSLHKDGA, from the coding sequence ATGGACAACACTACCGCCAGCCGCGTCGTGCCGGGCAAGGCCCCGCCGCGCGGCCGCTTCCCGCACATCAAGCGCGCCGGCGACTTCCTCTACGTGTCCGGCACCAGCTCGCGCCGCCCGGACGGCAGCTTCGAAGGGGCCGAGGCCGACGCCATGGGCGCCACGAACCTGGACATCCGGGTGCAGACACGCGCCGTGCTGAACAACATTCGCGACGTGCTGGCGAGCATGGGCGCAGGGCTCGCGCACGTGGTCGAGATCTGTACCTACCTCGTGAACATGAACGACTTCGGTGGCTACAACGAGGTCTACGCCGAGTACTTCGACTTCGACGGCCCTACCCGCACCACGGTCGCCGTGCACCAGTTGCCGCACCCGCACCTGCTGATCGAGATCAAGGCCGTGGCCTACCACCCCGTTTCACTGCACAAGGACGGAGCATGA
- a CDS encoding 2-hydroxymuconic semialdehyde dehydrogenase — translation MKQYRNFIDGRFVDGIRRFADIDPATGRQVAEVHEAGAAQVQAAIAAGRRAVQGPWGRSTVTERAAMLYRIADEIERRFDDFLQAEIEDTGKPVSLASALDIPRGAANFRVFADILKTAPLESFRTDLPDGAQALNYAVRKPLGVVGVISPWNLPLLLLTWKVAPALACGNAVVAKPSEETPGTATLLAEVMQAVGLPEGVFNLVHGFGPGSAGEFITTDPGIDAITFTGESRTGSAIMRAAAEHVRPVSFELGGKNAAVVFADCDFKAAVDGVMRASFLNTGQVCMCSERVYVQRPVYDAFVKALAGRVGSLRMGDPRDAATTHGPLSSAEHRRKVLDYFDLAREEGATFVAGGGVPALSGPFSDGHWVEPTIITGLPETARCQREEVFGPVCHVAPFDTEQEAIALANDTSYGLAATVWTRDLDTAHRVAQSMRVGQAWVNSWFLRDLRTPFGGSGLSGVGREGGLHSLNFYSDITNVCIRIPAAGKR, via the coding sequence TTGAAGCAATACCGCAACTTCATCGACGGCCGCTTCGTCGACGGCATCCGCCGCTTCGCCGACATCGACCCCGCCACCGGCCGCCAGGTGGCCGAAGTCCACGAAGCCGGCGCGGCGCAGGTGCAGGCCGCCATCGCGGCCGGTCGCCGCGCGGTGCAGGGCCCGTGGGGCCGCAGCACCGTGACGGAGCGCGCCGCGATGCTGTACCGAATCGCCGACGAGATCGAACGCCGCTTCGACGACTTCCTGCAGGCAGAGATCGAGGACACCGGCAAGCCGGTGAGCCTGGCCTCGGCGCTGGACATCCCGCGCGGTGCCGCCAACTTCCGCGTCTTCGCCGACATCCTGAAGACCGCGCCGCTCGAGAGCTTCCGGACCGACCTGCCCGACGGGGCACAGGCGCTGAACTATGCCGTGCGCAAGCCGCTGGGCGTCGTCGGCGTGATCTCGCCCTGGAACCTGCCACTGCTGCTGCTGACGTGGAAGGTCGCGCCGGCGCTGGCCTGCGGCAACGCGGTCGTGGCCAAGCCGTCGGAAGAGACGCCGGGCACGGCCACGCTGCTGGCCGAGGTGATGCAGGCCGTGGGGCTGCCCGAAGGCGTCTTCAACCTGGTGCACGGATTCGGCCCTGGCTCGGCGGGCGAGTTCATCACCACCGACCCTGGCATCGATGCCATCACCTTCACCGGCGAGTCGCGCACCGGCAGCGCGATCATGCGGGCTGCGGCCGAACACGTGCGCCCGGTCTCGTTCGAGCTGGGCGGCAAGAACGCGGCGGTCGTCTTCGCCGACTGCGACTTCAAGGCTGCCGTCGATGGCGTGATGCGCGCCAGCTTCCTGAACACCGGCCAGGTGTGCATGTGCTCGGAGCGCGTATATGTGCAGCGGCCGGTGTACGACGCGTTCGTCAAGGCACTGGCTGGACGTGTCGGATCGCTGCGCATGGGCGACCCGCGCGATGCGGCCACCACGCACGGACCGTTGTCGTCGGCCGAGCACCGCCGCAAGGTGCTGGACTACTTCGACCTGGCGCGCGAGGAAGGCGCCACCTTCGTCGCCGGCGGCGGTGTGCCCGCGCTGTCGGGCCCGTTCAGCGACGGCCACTGGGTCGAGCCGACCATCATCACCGGCTTGCCCGAGACCGCGCGCTGCCAGCGCGAGGAGGTGTTCGGCCCCGTCTGCCACGTCGCCCCGTTCGACACCGAGCAAGAGGCCATCGCGCTCGCCAACGACACGTCGTACGGGCTGGCCGCAACCGTCTGGACGCGAGACTTGGACACCGCGCACCGCGTCGCGCAGTCCATGCGCGTCGGCCAGGCCTGGGTGAACTCGTGGTTCCTGCGCGACCTGCGCACGCCCTTCGGCGGCAGCGGCCTGTCGGGTGTTGGCCGTGAAGGCGGGCTGCATTCGCTGAACTTCTATTCCGACATCACGAACGTCTGCATCCGCATCCCCGCGGCCGGCAAGCGCTGA
- a CDS encoding RidA family protein yields the protein MTSATAPRLPGRTVLKSHSLPAPRFRYSPIVRGAGCIYVSGLVGLDPATGALADGAAAQTRQVLDNFLALCREHGWRLDQLLQARVYCSPAASTADVNAAWNDAFAHVEPPARTFVTAHALPLDAAVEIEFVLIDA from the coding sequence ATGACATCTGCCACCGCCCCGCGCCTGCCCGGCAGGACCGTGCTCAAGAGCCACAGCCTGCCGGCGCCACGCTTTCGCTACAGCCCGATCGTGCGCGGCGCGGGCTGCATCTACGTTTCGGGCCTGGTCGGCCTGGATCCTGCCACCGGAGCGCTGGCCGACGGCGCCGCCGCCCAGACGCGGCAGGTGCTGGACAACTTCCTGGCGCTGTGCCGCGAACACGGCTGGCGCCTCGATCAACTGCTGCAGGCCCGCGTCTACTGCAGCCCCGCGGCATCGACCGCGGACGTGAACGCGGCTTGGAACGATGCCTTTGCCCACGTCGAGCCGCCGGCGCGCACCTTCGTGACGGCCCATGCGCTGCCTTTGGACGCCGCGGTGGAGATCGAGTTCGTGCTGATCGACGCTTGA
- a CDS encoding tRNA U-34 5-methylaminomethyl-2-thiouridine biosynthesis protein, with protein MTLVASFLVTGHPLPVLAAGVPAYAALRSGLAAAADALAASQADVVLAYSTQWFAVLDELWQTRPRLQGLHVDENWYDRGDLPFDITVDTALAQACVEASPGVGVKAKAVDYDGFPIDSGTIVMANGLDPQHRLRYVLASNNLYHDGATTEKLAAMAVDVAGRLGRRVALVGVGGLSGTLFRQKIDLAEDHVTGADDDALNRRLLGLLEQGDAAALRAFLPEYAGAAKADMGMKHLHWLLGGMGDRWTSAKVLGYGPGYGTGQAVVQFNVRP; from the coding sequence ATGACACTCGTTGCTTCCTTCCTCGTTACCGGTCATCCGCTGCCGGTGCTGGCTGCCGGCGTGCCGGCCTACGCCGCGCTGCGCAGCGGCCTGGCCGCCGCGGCCGATGCGCTGGCCGCGTCGCAGGCCGACGTGGTGCTCGCATACTCGACGCAGTGGTTCGCCGTGCTCGACGAACTGTGGCAGACCCGGCCCCGGCTGCAGGGCCTGCACGTGGACGAGAACTGGTACGACCGCGGCGATCTACCCTTCGACATCACGGTCGACACCGCGCTGGCGCAGGCCTGCGTCGAGGCCAGCCCCGGCGTGGGCGTGAAGGCCAAGGCCGTCGACTACGACGGATTCCCGATCGATTCGGGCACCATCGTGATGGCCAACGGCCTGGACCCGCAGCACCGCCTGCGCTACGTGCTGGCCTCCAACAACCTGTACCACGATGGCGCCACCACCGAGAAGCTGGCCGCGATGGCGGTCGACGTGGCCGGGCGCCTGGGTCGCCGGGTCGCGCTGGTGGGAGTAGGGGGCCTGTCCGGCACCCTGTTCCGCCAGAAGATCGACCTCGCCGAAGACCACGTGACCGGCGCCGACGACGATGCACTGAACCGCCGGTTGCTGGGCCTGCTGGAACAGGGCGATGCCGCGGCGCTGCGTGCCTTCCTGCCCGAGTACGCCGGCGCTGCCAAGGCCGACATGGGCATGAAGCACCTGCACTGGCTGCTGGGCGGCATGGGCGACCGCTGGACCAGCGCCAAGGTGCTGGGCTACGGCCCGGGCTACGGCACCGGCCAGGCGGTCGTGCAGTTCAACGTCCGCCCCTGA
- a CDS encoding DODA-type extradiol aromatic ring-opening family dioxygenase — MSEGKILAGFLAPHPPHLVYGENPPQNEARSKGGWEQLRWAYERARRSIEELKPDVLLVHSPHWMTQVGHHFLGVRHLKGKSVDPIFPNLFRYNFELDVDVELAEACCAEAAAAGLVTQMMRNPNFRVDYGTITTLHMIRPQWDIPVVGISANNSPYYLTTKEGLGEMDILGKATRRAIEKSGRRAVLLASNTLCHYHFHEEPQPPEDMSREHPQSYEGYLWDMRIIDLLRQGRTQEVFQLLPQFIDEAFAEVKSGAFTWMFAAMGYPEIPGELHGYGSVIGTGNAVMEWNLERHARLASAVAA; from the coding sequence ATGAGTGAAGGAAAGATCCTGGCCGGGTTCCTGGCCCCGCACCCGCCGCACTTGGTGTATGGCGAGAATCCGCCACAGAACGAAGCCCGCTCCAAGGGCGGCTGGGAGCAGCTGCGCTGGGCCTACGAACGAGCACGCCGCTCGATCGAGGAGCTGAAGCCCGACGTGCTGCTGGTGCATTCGCCGCACTGGATGACGCAGGTCGGCCATCACTTCCTGGGCGTGCGCCACCTGAAGGGCAAGTCGGTCGACCCGATCTTCCCGAACCTGTTCCGCTACAACTTCGAGCTCGACGTCGATGTGGAGCTGGCCGAAGCCTGCTGCGCCGAGGCTGCCGCCGCCGGCCTGGTCACGCAGATGATGCGCAACCCGAACTTCCGAGTCGACTACGGGACGATCACCACGCTGCACATGATCCGTCCGCAGTGGGACATTCCGGTGGTCGGCATCTCGGCCAACAACTCGCCGTACTACCTGACGACGAAGGAAGGCCTGGGCGAGATGGACATCCTCGGCAAGGCGACCCGACGCGCGATCGAGAAGTCGGGCCGCCGCGCCGTGCTGCTGGCGTCGAACACGCTGTGCCACTACCACTTCCACGAGGAGCCGCAGCCGCCGGAGGACATGTCGCGCGAGCACCCGCAGAGCTACGAAGGCTACCTGTGGGACATGCGCATCATCGACCTGCTGCGCCAGGGCCGCACGCAGGAAGTCTTCCAGCTGCTCCCGCAGTTCATCGACGAGGCCTTCGCCGAAGTGAAGTCGGGCGCTTTCACCTGGATGTTCGCCGCCATGGGCTACCCCGAGATCCCGGGAGAGCTGCACGGCTACGGCAGCGTGATCGGCACCGGCAACGCGGTGATGGAGTGGAACCTCGAGCGCCATGCACGCCTTGCCAGCGCCGTGGCCGCCTGA
- a CDS encoding Bug family tripartite tricarboxylate transporter substrate binding protein: MKLLKLIVTAALAVATAASAQEWPTKPIRLIIPYAAGSGPDIAMRPVADRLGQILKQAVVVDNIAGAGGIVGSQTLARAKPDGYTFGFGNNITLAVNKSFFDKLPYDPDKDFQPVGLLFDNPYILVARPTLKVGNLQELIAYVKANPGKANFASGTGVGSGSHLTGEMMRSQAGLDISHIPYKSGSQALSDLVNGSVDVLFDNVNGVQQFIKNGQIKPLAVTSAKRLPQFPDIPTMAESGFPGFEAVAWGGIIAPAGTPPAIVQRLNAAIAEALKSPEVVRANQTMALNPLASSTQEFSAFIAKESVKWARIVKTSGAKPE; encoded by the coding sequence GTGAAACTGCTCAAGCTCATCGTCACCGCGGCACTCGCCGTCGCCACCGCCGCCTCGGCCCAGGAATGGCCCACCAAGCCTATCCGGCTGATCATTCCCTACGCCGCTGGCTCGGGTCCGGACATCGCGATGCGCCCTGTCGCCGACCGGCTGGGTCAGATCCTCAAGCAAGCCGTCGTCGTCGACAACATCGCCGGCGCCGGCGGCATCGTCGGTTCGCAGACGCTTGCGCGCGCCAAGCCCGACGGTTACACCTTCGGCTTCGGCAACAACATCACGCTGGCGGTCAACAAGAGCTTCTTCGACAAGCTGCCTTACGACCCGGACAAGGACTTCCAGCCGGTCGGCCTGCTGTTCGACAACCCATACATCCTGGTGGCACGCCCGACACTGAAGGTCGGCAACTTGCAGGAACTGATCGCCTATGTGAAGGCGAACCCCGGCAAAGCCAACTTCGCGTCCGGCACCGGCGTCGGCTCCGGCAGCCACCTGACGGGCGAGATGATGAGGTCCCAGGCCGGGCTCGACATCAGCCACATCCCCTACAAGAGCGGCTCGCAGGCCTTGTCCGACCTGGTCAACGGCAGCGTCGACGTGCTGTTCGACAACGTCAACGGGGTGCAGCAGTTCATCAAGAACGGCCAGATCAAGCCGCTGGCGGTGACCAGCGCGAAGCGCCTGCCGCAGTTCCCGGACATCCCGACGATGGCCGAGTCGGGCTTCCCGGGCTTCGAGGCGGTTGCCTGGGGCGGGATCATCGCGCCGGCCGGCACGCCGCCCGCGATCGTCCAGCGCCTGAATGCGGCCATTGCCGAGGCGCTGAAGAGCCCGGAAGTCGTGCGTGCGAACCAGACGATGGCGCTCAATCCGCTCGCGTCCAGCACGCAGGAGTTCAGTGCCTTCATTGCCAAGGAATCCGTGAAGTGGGCTCGCATCGTGAAGACTTCGGGCGCCAAGCCCGAGTGA